A window of Cyanobacteriota bacterium genomic DNA:
ACTGGCTCGATCGGGTACCGATGGATTTTGATCCCCCGCAGCGATCGCACGGGCAAAATGGCTGAGATGACCAGCATCGCCAAAATTAGGCCACTGATAACATAAAGCCAACCCGCTAAGGTATTGGTAGCAGCCCCAAAGAAGCTGAGGGCAATGCCTGTCAGCAGGCTACCTGCATAGGCGGGGCTGACCCAGTGACGCTCTAACCAGTCAGCGATCGGGTGAGACTGTGCCATATCCAACGTGCCATATCCAAGAATGGTTGACCAAGGTTGACCAAAAAGTTCTGAATGGGTTAACCGATCATCAACGGCTAGGCTTACAATCGTCTAGCCTCTGATGTGGCCAGTACGGACACGCTAACACATCCTCTCACGATTAGTCAGGAGATTAGTCAGGAGATTAGTCAGGGGCAAGCTGCTGATCTATCCAAGCAACGACCCCATCTGCCAAGGTAGCCGCCAATTGCTGCTGGGCTTTGGGATCCATAATCCACTCGTACTCGTCGGGGTTAATCATGTAACCCAGTTCTAACAATAGACTAGGGGCGATCGTAGGACGAGTTAGGGCAAGGTTGTTCCAAAACACGCCATCGGAGGGGCGATGAAGACGCTGCACCAAGTAGTCGTGTAAAAACACGGCTAGGCTGTAGGCTTGGGGATGAAACCAAAAGACAGCAACGCCACTAGTATTGAGAGCGTCGCCATCATCGGGTAAGGCGTTGTAGTGCAGGCTAAGGGCGATCGTGGGTTGTGTTTGCTGAATCAGAGCGACACGCGCCGCCAGGCCCACATCGGTATCAGCCTCGCGAGTCATAACGACCCGCAATCCACGCTGTTCCAATTCTGCACGCAGCAGTTGAGAGATTGTCAGGGCAGCAGCCTTCTCTGGATAACCCGTTGGCCCTCTAGCGCCAATATCTGCATCACCCCCATGGCCTGGATCCAATAGGACGGTGATGTTCTGTCGATCAGGTGGATGGCGTAGGGCAAGCACCAAGGTTGTGCCTTCGTAGCGCAGGGTATAACCCCACTGTTGCCGAGGCTTGAAGCGCAATTGATAGCGCACTTGGGTGGGTGTAATTTGCTGCCAGTCTAGGCGATCGAGCAATCGATTAGGAGGGGCGTAGATGGTGTCTGTTTGGGCAACGGTATTGTGTAGCGTGATGGAAAAGAGACGATCCTCTTGAGTGATGGTGACTGGTACAGGCACTTGTAGCGGAAAGTGTACTTCCGTCCAGTCGGGAAGATCACGGGTTTTCAGACTGCGAATCAGCGATCGCGGCGGGATAGCTACATCCACAACCTGCACCTCACTGCTCCGGATCCAAGCACCATAGTCTAGGCGTAGCCAGCTTCCCTCTTGACCAGTTACCAGGGCTTGAGTTCCCTGGGGGAGGGGTGTGAGGCGAGAATAGTCTGTGCTGGGGCCAGTGCGGGCCACGCCAGCTTCAGCCGTGACGATCGCTGCCCGGAAACGATTAGGCTCTAGAATCGTCACCGTACCCGGTGCTGGTTGGGTTAGGGTTTGTCCGTTAAAGGTTAGGGTAAAGCGGGGCACCGTAGCAGCCATGGGACGATCGAACACGGTACAGCCTTGGAACAGTCCGGTCTGGGCAATGGGAGTAGGCTGATTTTGACGAGTCAGCACAGCATAATTAGGGGGCAACTCGACGCTGGCCACTTGGGGTTGTAAAGCCAACTGACGATCGCCCACCTGCACCATGACCCTACCCGTTGGAGGAGCAATGGCCTCAAAACACACCACCTCTCCTGGCAAGCGAGCGATCGCCACCGCAGGCTGAAGAGAATCTTGGGCAAACGCCAGGGATGTAGGCACCTTGGGCCTGGTGTCTAGGCGAGTAATAGTTAGGGTAATCACCTGGTTTTGATAGCGCACCTCAAAGCGATTGTCTCCTACCTTGAGGGGAAAGCTAGGGGCAAAGTGCCCAGCCGAGTTGCGAGTGATTGCTTGCCCGTTCACCGTCACTACCCCTGCGATCGGAGCTGTACCAATCAAAAAAATCTGGGCAGCCGTAGTTTGATGGTTAGCAGGTGGATAAGCTACAACTAGACCAGCTTCAGCCTGAGCAGGTCGCATCAACCCTCCCCATAGCACCAGTGGCATCATGGCAACCGACGACTTCCAACCCATAGGCAGGAACTCCCATCATCTATGCACAGCTTGTCCACAGCTATGCTGCCACAGGCTGACAAATTTGTGCTGCCAACTCAGTTTCTTGCACCAGCATGGCTTCAGCCGCTTGGGTAATGATGGAACGCACATCCCACCCAGCCTGATAGAGCTTTAGCCA
This region includes:
- a CDS encoding N-acetylmuramoyl-L-alanine amidase, with protein sequence MGWKSSVAMMPLVLWGGLMRPAQAEAGLVVAYPPANHQTTAAQIFLIGTAPIAGVVTVNGQAITRNSAGHFAPSFPLKVGDNRFEVRYQNQVITLTITRLDTRPKVPTSLAFAQDSLQPAVAIARLPGEVVCFEAIAPPTGRVMVQVGDRQLALQPQVASVELPPNYAVLTRQNQPTPIAQTGLFQGCTVFDRPMAATVPRFTLTFNGQTLTQPAPGTVTILEPNRFRAAIVTAEAGVARTGPSTDYSRLTPLPQGTQALVTGQEGSWLRLDYGAWIRSSEVQVVDVAIPPRSLIRSLKTRDLPDWTEVHFPLQVPVPVTITQEDRLFSITLHNTVAQTDTIYAPPNRLLDRLDWQQITPTQVRYQLRFKPRQQWGYTLRYEGTTLVLALRHPPDRQNITVLLDPGHGGDADIGARGPTGYPEKAAALTISQLLRAELEQRGLRVVMTREADTDVGLAARVALIQQTQPTIALSLHYNALPDDGDALNTSGVAVFWFHPQAYSLAVFLHDYLVQRLHRPSDGVFWNNLALTRPTIAPSLLLELGYMINPDEYEWIMDPKAQQQLAATLADGVVAWIDQQLAPD